A window of Eriocheir sinensis breed Jianghai 21 chromosome 39, ASM2467909v1, whole genome shotgun sequence contains these coding sequences:
- the LOC127009044 gene encoding peptide deformylase, mitochondrial-like isoform X2 codes for MAGQRFITAYKSIFNPKPVRPPFLHVCQVGDPVLRSEAKPVEVEHLNNPEIKQVILQMKQVMKRYDSVGLAAPQIGMPLRILLLEFSPKRKEQFGSEVYAAREMSTLPLTVIVNPKMDVLDYNKVEFPESCESVRGFSALVPRYKAVRLSGLNLKGEAVTLEGKGWLARMIQHEMDHLDGKLYLDCMTPRTFQNDAWHKINVHQGRVKIEFHKS; via the exons ATGGCAGGACAGCGTTTTATAACAGCCTACAAAAGTATCTTCAATCCAAAGCCGGTGAGGCCACCATTCCTCCATGTGTGCCAAGTTGGTGACCCAGTGTTGCGATCAGAAGCCAAGCCAGTGGAAGTGGAACATCTTAACAACCCAGAAATAAAACAG GTAATTTTGCAGATGAAGCAAGTGATGAAGAGATATGACAGTGTTGGCCTGGCTGCTCCTCAAATAGGCATGCCGCTTAG gatACTTTTGTTAGAATTTTctccaaaaagaaaagaacagtttGGATCAGAGGTTTACGCTGCACGAGAAATGTCCACTCTCCCTCTTACA GTCATAGTTAACCCCAAAATGGATGTTCTGGATTACAACAAAGTGGAGTTTCCTGAGTCATGTGAGAGTGTTCGGGGCTTCAGTGCTCTGGTACCAAGATATAAAGCTGTCAGGTTATCag gTTTGAACCTCAAAGGTGAAGCTGTGACACTAGAGGGAAAAGGCTGGTTGGCAAGAATGATACAGCATGAGATGGACCACCTAGATGGGAAACTGTACCTTGATTGTATGACACCAAGAACTTTTCAGAATGATGCGTGGCACAAAATCAATGTACATCAAGGAAGAGTGAAAATAGAGTTTCATAAAAGTTGA